ACAAGCCAGATTACATAAGTTGAAAGAAAATGAGAAAATGAAAACCTCTGAGGAGGAAATATCAAGACGTCTTCAAAACATCAAAGGCGAAGTACCATCAACTTCTGATGCTGAACTGCTGGAGCGACTGGCGAAATTAAGAGGTGTACCAGTAACTACATTACAAACTAAAGTAAATGAATTTCTCTATTATTCATGTACAAACTAATATTCTTCTAAGTATAAAATACTCTCTTAGTCATCTTAAGGTTAGaggattattattattttcttttttacaGCCAGTGCTGTTAGCACCTGATACAAGGTCAGAGCAGGAGCAAGCAGATGATTTGCTTAAGCAATACCAGGCTAAGACAGCCATTGATGCCAAATATATTAATGAATTCAATGGTTTGGTTAATGATATGGAGTCCAGACTGCAGAATTTAAAAGGAAATGGGGGCCCTTCGCAAACACGAAATGTTAATCCTGAAGACACACCCTCAGAAGATGAAGAAGATACTGTTAAGAAGATTATAGAAAAGGTagatataatatttttacagAAGCTTGATATATTGTGGCCATCTAAAAAATTCCATCCTAATAGTTCTTCTTGTTTATTAATACAAAACATCATATTTTTAATTCTTCTATTAAAAAATTACTTCAAAATCAGCCCCATACTTTTCTTTTCTGTATTCCATCTCTGTAAATAGGCTAAAATTTTAAATGCTTATTACAGCAACAACATTGTATCTTTTTTAGTTGAAAACTGAAGCCCTTCTTGATGAAGAACTGAGCCCCACAAGCAATGATGAGCTACCATTTTGTGAAATATGCAACGAAGATGCTACTATGCGATGTGTTGGTTGCCGGTACCTGTTCTGCAAACGCTGCTTCTTGGACCacaaggatgatgatgatggctgTGATAGATATGAACCCTACACTCCGCCCAATCGCACCTCtgtttaatgttatttgtatcaATCTCAGGTGAAGGCAGCTTTTGTTGATTGTCAATAAGGTATATAAATATGCAAATGTTGCAAATAGTAACCATTCTTATTGACaatcaacaaataaattttgCTTGAGAatgtgacatttatttttagtaattttGAGATTCAGATAAAATTATTGTTGTTTAAATCatgttaaattaatattatattttattgctaaatcagataaataaaaaaagagaTATGCTTactatgaaaattttattttctcttGTCTATTTTTTCTATAATAACAGGTATAAGTTTAGCCAAGTCATCTGCTGTTTGCATGTAATTGTTGTCTATCCACACATCTTTCAGTTTAGAGATTATTGCACCATACATCTTTCCCGGCGGTACACCATTATCTTTGAGGATTTTGCCGCTCATTGGGAATCGAGGTATCTCCCATCTGTTAAACTCTTCTAGTAGTTTTTCGTCACCTCTGTACTTCAGTACTTCACGAACATAATCCACAGCatctttttgttttatttttgtgtttagaactaatttttcatatggcctgaaataaataaaacatagttcaaataaaattttaaaaaatttatacatagatTATTTGACTTgttatactttaaaaatatagtattatGTCATTATCTACTTACAATAAAGGCCTGGCACCCTCTTTATTCTCTCTGTGCTCTACAATGTAATACAACATCTCTCTGTCATAGCCTGAGAACTTGAGCCTTCTTTGTAAAACTGTAACTTCATCCATATCCCGCAGCAATGCAGCTAGGTAACTCATTGGATGTAGGCCCAGGTGCCTGCCCCTTATCAGTACTCTGTCTAGCTCCTCAATGTTAGGATCAATAGGCAacccttaaaaaaatatacctaatataacaaCACATAAATACAAGAGCAAAATTGTGCATAATGCTTTTAGTTTGTTCTTAAATTCTCATATTCATATTTGTTTTACAcaactgcccaaacaaaaagagtgtttTGTTTTCAGcattcatgtttgtatgtatatattctTATTATATTTACCAATATGTTTTCCTAATCCTACATCCAATATTGTCTTTAAAAGAGCTCCTGAAAACGAGCCCTGCAGGATCTTCTTGAGCTCCATCCAGATTCTTTCTCCTGATATATTTTGCAATCCCTCTGCATTATTTCTGATAACTTCAAGAGTTTCTCTGTCATGATTGTCTGGCCTTTCAGCTATTCTGCCATAGAAACGGAAGTACCTCATGATTCTGAGATAATCTTCCTTTATCCTAACATCAGCATCTCCCACAAAAGCTACTCTTCTCTGCTTCAAATCATCATACCCATAAAAGTAATCATATACATTGCCTTCAAAACCTGAAAGTGAAAATATGATTATTGTACATGTACTTACAGTTTTATTATAGAATGAAACATCCATCACATTTCAATGAGAGATACAGACCCAAAAACATGGAATTGATTGTCAAATCTCTTCTATTTGCATCAAGCTTCCAGTCTGTTGTAAACTCAACCTCTGCATGTCGCCCGTCAGTCACAAGATCTACTCTTAGTGTGGTTACTTCAAAGTTCTCTTTGTCATTGATTCTTGGAGTGATAGTGCCATGTTTCTCACCACTGATGTTTATCATCCTTATGTTTTCAGCTGTGAACATGTCTTTCATTTGCTGTGGTGTCGCTGGTGTAGCAAAATCAAGATCTTTGGGTTGCAAACCCATTAGTAGGTCTCTAAAAAAACAAATATGCTATTCAGcctatatgtatattgtatgcTGTCATATTTAACTCTGTGAaataatataacactttaaactctcgcgttttgtacacatattcaattacacaaacgggtctaccgtcggaactaaaggtaaaaacaatgaaattatatcgcggtagacccgtttgtttAATTGAATATCTGTGAAATAAttcttattaatattataaatgcgaaagtaatttTGTCTGTCTAGACTGTCTATTATCTCATCACGATTAAACCGTTGAACCGATTAAAATTGGATATAGTTTAAGTCCCAGGGAAGGGCAAAGGATAATTTTTAAGGCACAAATCATCATTCTATGCTAATGAAAACGCGGGCGGAAGTTAGTACTAAAGAAATTGTAACGTTATATACCTTACTGCGCCACCAGCAATCCTTATTTCATACTGATATTTATCAAATAATTTCTTCAAATCTATAACCTCCTGCGTGAAAATATTATGAAATTCAGGCGTATCCAACTTCACCACGACAGGGTTATCTCTGCATTTCAACTCCATATCTACTTTCGAACGAACTCTTCGCCGTTCCGGAATAGTATTACTACTGAAAACCTTAAAATATGTAAAACTTGAGTATCAAAGGAATACTCAATTCAatacttaattttacagtgcattggtgttagttgtaatgctgtaaaatttaatttcaataaatatcaaataaattaaaataaaattatgaaagaAATGGTCAATACCCTGACTTTCAGAAAACGAGACAATTTTAAACTGAATAAAGATTTTGTAATCATTACTAGCTTTTTAGttacaaaacataattaaaataattaactaaaACGAGAAACAATATTCAATAATTTTTTTGACATCCATGATGTCATGTCAGTTTGACGTACACGTACAGTACATGCATTTAAGCCACATGTAAAAACGCGTGGACGCGTGACTTAATTCcattaaaagccgtaacagactaccgcaccgcacatCTCAGAAAGAGacatctctttctcgctctcacttatgagTGCGACGAACCGAGACCTTGTTATTTTCTGATGAGAGAGACAGAAAAAGGTGTACGAGTATATTTCCCTGTCACAGCAAGATAGTAGTGTCCGACGAACGGATAGATCTAACGACCCCATGAGACGGCTGTTTGCAGCCAACCCGGTTTGACTCTAATAGAATCTACATTGAAATGTagcctagagttagaccaagataagtctgcagcgatattgatagcctagtgcaagtgttatttaaacgccaaacttctaaGACATTATGAACCGTATAAATAACGCACAgcactatcaaaatcgctgctgacttaagttggtctaactctaagaaGACTGCCCACATCAATTGATTGATACTAGTACAAGTTAAGAAACCACACAGGTATTAAGAAACGAAAGAAGATCTCAGGAAGTTGACGTAAAAACAATAGATCCATGACTACCCCCGTAAAAAAAACCACCCACTACACTATAAAAACGCTACGCTCCGTATCCAGTTTTTATTGGTTATAATATTGTTTAATTACAGTTCGGTGgcttaacataataaaattctaCTGTCATTTGCCGCCCATCAGACTATTCATCCCGCTTGAGCCCTGTTGCAGCTGCCGCATCATGTTGTGTAGTCCCGACATCCCGCCCATCTGCTGTAGGATCCTTGGGTCCATCATCTTAGCCATTTGTTGGTTGAGTTTCGCCATCTGAGTTTGGTTAACGTTCTTTGCCATATCACCGCCTTTGAATAAGCCCTTGATGCCTCCCATTTTCTTGACGACAGCGGCGAATTTGGTGTATTGAGCAATAAGGTCTTTGACGTCCCTTTCTGTGACTCCCGCGCCTTGGGCGACCCGGGTGATGCGAGTTGGCTGTTTCGAGAAGAGTTTGGCACCGTCGCGATGGTCGAGCTCGCCCTCGTTCATTGAGTCCATGATGGTCATAAGTCGTTTCAGTTTAGCCATTGACTCCTGTTCGCTGCCTTTAGACATGAGGTCTTGTGAGAAGCCTGGGATCATGCCCTgtacaaaagaaaacaatagTAAATCATACAATTCTTAATGTGACATTACAAATTCCTTCTATAACTGTAGCAGAATTATTACTTGTAGAAGAGGGGGAAAGTCTAAGAAATGTGTTTCTCCAATTTAACAGCTGAAGTAGATGTCGCTGTACTGCCCCATACATTATGCCGTAAGTGAACCGTAACTCTGGTTGTCAAAACGTGACGTTAGAGGGCCAACCGCCAACCACTTCGTGCTTGCCCATCTTTCgaatacatatgtaagttttgACAGAGGCAGATAAGTAGGCCTTCTGTTACCACAAAACCTGGCGACGTATAGCGCCATCTAGATGGGTTGGCATGATTCTACTCTACTACGAACAATAACTTTTTGATTTTTGAAATAATCTAAGGCTTCACGTAAAAGCACCCCCttcccagtggcggatttgccctaaggcctaGTAGGCTCGGCCCTagagcggcaagatattaggggcggcagcaAGGCGgcggtctatagttcgtttttttagcattacaaagaacttaaaagaaggtaaacgatcttgatatgacttttaattgaaatcaTTTTCAATCAAaaatcatattagattcataatttgttacatatttgccgtaacttatttttaaaatgtgtttttcaattaaaagacacgtcaagattgtttaccttatttctaatgctaaaacaagaccgaagtgatcccataagtgttccgtgaacaaagttttgtacggaacactaaaaaaaccgggcaagtgcgagtcggactcgcgcacgaagggttccgtaccataatacaaaaaaaaacaaaaaaaaccaaaaaaaaaacggtcacccatccaagtactgaccactcccgacgttgcttaactttggtcaaaaatctcgtttgttgtataggagccccatttaaatcgttattttattctgtttttaatatttgttgttatagcggcaacagaaatacatcatctgtgaaaatttcaactgtctagctatcacggttcgtgagatacagcctggtgacagaggacggacggacggacggacggacggacggacggacagcgaagtcttagtaatagggtcccgttttaccctttgggtacggaaccctaaaaacgaactatatatagatgggtgctgagaaagaaGCTGCTAGTCGTTACTACAGGTCCTGGGGCAAAGAGCGACCACCACTGCCCCTTCCTCTTCATAAATAACAATTAACaatacagtaaaataaaatacacaccATAATCTGTGAAAAGGGTCCCATCTTCATAATATTCTGGAACTGCTCGTACATAGCGCGCAGCGTGAACTGGCCATGCTTCAGCTTCTCCAGCAGCTCGTCATTGTCGTCCAGCTTGAGTTCGTTGACCTTGTCCAGCAGGCCCTCTATGTCGCCCATGCCGAGCAGTTTGTTTATGAACGGTTTCGTTTTGAACGGCTCTAGGTCGTCAATGTGTTCGCCTGTGCCTATGAAAATGATGGGACTCTGTGTTGCCGCTACACTGTAAAGTTAAAAAAGATTGTCTTATGTATtgggataaatatttaaagatatttaacGAATTAATGAGGCAAGTCAAAATAAATGCAGCTTTGTATAGAAGTTTTTCCaaaatatactgggtcaagcagaacttgtcagtagaaaaaggcggcaaatttgtaggcgcgaaaggatatcgtcctatagaaaatttgaatttcgcgcctttttctactgacaagatttgcttgaccatctatatatgttaaccctttgaccggTCTTTCCTACGCCGCGCGTAAGCGTGAACCTGGTTGAAATGCacaaaggttgatattgggctgaaGCCGCGCGGGTCCGTTTACGTGATTAGCGATCAAAGGGTTAAAGAACAAATAGTACACCGCCTTTTACTGCAGTTTTTATGTCCCCTGAGATCTTCAGTCATTCCTGGATCTCTGAGATAAGTTATTTTGGTAAGGCTTTAAAGTTTAACTTACGCTGAAAGTGCACCTCCACCCTTAGCGTGGCCGTCCAATTTGGTGATGATCACTGAACCAATGTCTACTTTCTCCTTGAAGGCTCTGGCTTGCGCTTCGCAAGCTTGACCGATTGTGGCGTCCATCACGAAGATAATGTTG
Above is a window of Cydia fagiglandana chromosome 18, ilCydFagi1.1, whole genome shotgun sequence DNA encoding:
- the LOC134673521 gene encoding CCA tRNA nucleotidyltransferase 1, mitochondrial yields the protein MITKSLFSLKLSRFLKVRVFSSNTIPERRRVRSKVDMELKCRDNPVVVKLDTPEFHNIFTQEVIDLKKLFDKYQYEIRIAGGAVRDLLMGLQPKDLDFATPATPQQMKDMFTAENIRMINISGEKHGTITPRINDKENFEVTTLRVDLVTDGRHAEVEFTTDWKLDANRRDLTINSMFLGFEGNVYDYFYGYDDLKQRRVAFVGDADVRIKEDYLRIMRYFRFYGRIAERPDNHDRETLEVIRNNAEGLQNISGERIWMELKKILQGSFSGALLKTILDVGLGKHIGLPIDPNIEELDRVLIRGRHLGLHPMSYLAALLRDMDEVTVLQRRLKFSGYDREMLYYIVEHRENKEGARPLLPYEKLVLNTKIKQKDAVDYVREVLKYRGDEKLLEEFNRWEIPRFPMSGKILKDNGVPPGKMYGAIISKLKDVWIDNNYMQTADDLAKLIPVIIEKIDKRK
- the LOC134673614 gene encoding abscission/NoCut checkpoint regulator is translated as MSCNTCAKPFTLLRKEVCVKCKQAAQQSKGAKPIEPPDAYFKRIGTVKDNSSTDSSNKQRIQNEKDQEIQARLHKLKENEKMKTSEEEISRRLQNIKGEVPSTSDAELLERLAKLRGVPPVLLAPDTRSEQEQADDLLKQYQAKTAIDAKYINEFNGLVNDMESRLQNLKGNGGPSQTRNVNPEDTPSEDEEDTVKKIIEKLKTEALLDEELSPTSNDELPFCEICNEDATMRCVGCRYLFCKRCFLDHKDDDDGCDRYEPYTPPNRTSV
- the LOC134673392 gene encoding signal recognition particle subunit SRP54, with amino-acid sequence MVLADLGRKITTALQSLSRATIINEEVLNSMLKEICAALLEADVNIRLVKNLRENVRAVIDFDEMAGGLNKRRMIQSAVFKELVKLVDPGVKPYQPVKGKPNIIMFVGLQGSGKTTTCTKLAYHYLRKNWKSSLVCADTFRAGAYDQVKQNCTKARIPFYGSYTEVDPVVIATTGVEMFKKEGFEMIIVDTSGRHKQEESLFEEMLAVANAIKPDNIIFVMDATIGQACEAQARAFKEKVDIGSVIITKLDGHAKGGGALSAVAATQSPIIFIGTGEHIDDLEPFKTKPFINKLLGMGDIEGLLDKVNELKLDDNDELLEKLKHGQFTLRAMYEQFQNIMKMGPFSQIMGMIPGFSQDLMSKGSEQESMAKLKRLMTIMDSMNEGELDHRDGAKLFSKQPTRITRVAQGAGVTERDVKDLIAQYTKFAAVVKKMGGIKGLFKGGDMAKNVNQTQMAKLNQQMAKMMDPRILQQMGGMSGLHNMMRQLQQGSSGMNSLMGGK